A stretch of the Lonchura striata isolate bLonStr1 chromosome 15, bLonStr1.mat, whole genome shotgun sequence genome encodes the following:
- the LOC110482750 gene encoding neuropeptide Y receptor type 6, which translates to MDKAVRHPSEILNQTVSNISLFQFLNFDTCQLSSLAEFLLITAYTLVTLVGLVGNLCLIMIIKRRKEAQNVTNILIANLSLSDVLICIMCIPVTVAYTLMDHWIFGEAMCKIGSFIQSLSVSVSIFSLVLIAIERYQLIVNPRGWKPNISHAYWGILLVWGLSLIISTPFLVFHQITDEPFKHLSFYSDFYKNKVACIEAWPSLTERLIFTTSLLVFQYCFPLGFIFVCYLRIFVCLRRRQSKIDRMRENENRLSANKRINMMLISMVVTFAACWLPLNIFNVVFDWNYEALMSCNHNLAFTICHLVAMISTCINPIFYGFLNRNFQKDLVVLAHHCRCSASQEEYENIALSNLQTDASKGSLKLNNPHADI; encoded by the coding sequence ATGGATAAAGCTGTTCGGCATCCCAGCGAAATCCTGAATCAAACTGTCTCTAATATTAGCCTTTTTCAGTTCTTGAACTTTGATACATGCCAGCTTTCCTCCCTTGCAGAATTCTTACTTATTACAGCTTACACATTGGTTACACTAGTGGGGCTTGTTGGAAATCTTTGCTTAATTATGATAATAAAGAGACGGAAAGAAGCTCAAAATGTCACCAACATTTTGATTGCCAACCTCTCTTTATCAGATGTCTTGATTTGTATCATGTGCATTCCTGTCACAGTTGCATATACCTTAATGGACCACTGGATATTTGGGGAAGCAATGTGTAAAATAGGCTCTTTCATACAAAGTCTATCTGTCTCAGTCTCCATTTTCTCACTTGTACTCATTGCTATTGAGAGATACCAGTTAATTGTGAACCCACGGGGCTGGAAGCCTAATATTTCACATGCTTATTGGGGAATTCTTCTTGTCTGGGGGCTTTCCCTCATCATATCCACTCCTTTTTTAGTATTCCACCAAATAACAGATGAACCCTTCAAACATTTGTCTTTCTACAGTGATTTCTACAAGAACAAGGTTGCTTGCATCGAAGCGTGGCCGTCTCTTACAGAGAGACTGATTTTCACCACCAGCCTCCTGGTTTTCCAGTACTGCTTCCCACTGGGGTTTATTTTTGTCTGCTATCTCAGGATATTTGTATGTCTTAGACGGAGACAAAGTAAAATAGACAGGATGAGAGAGAATGAGAACAGGCTGAGTGCAAACAAAAGGATCAATATGATGCTGATATCAATGGTTGTGACCTTTGCAGCTTGCTGGTTGCCTCTCAATATATTCAATGTGGTTTTTGACTGGAACTATGAGGCACTAATGAGCTGTAATCATAACCTGGCATTTACAATCTGCCACCTTGTGGCCATGATCTCAACATGTATCAATCCCATCTTTTATGGATTTCTGAACAGGAACTTCCAGAAGGATTTGGTAGTGTTAGCTCACCACTGCAGATGCTCAGCATCACAAGAGGAATATGAAAATATTGCCCTTTCAAACCTGCAAACAGATGCATCTAAGGGGTCTCTGAAGTTAAATAATCCCCATGCGGATATATAA